In Sphingomonas sp., a single window of DNA contains:
- a CDS encoding alpha/beta hydrolase, with the protein MSKHKNGVSVQARLVPFPASMSQEARASLERLVNDDGVPRNALYTMPAPEDHAGWMQLKAAADGHYAAAVKGLAGSARATIETVRRGAATIHVATPAAIRLRNCAYVDFHGGAFVFGGGEACVAQAQMQADQHGALCYGVDYRMPPEHPYPAALDDAMAAYRYVLERHAPSRIVVGGRSAGGNLAVAMLLRAKDEGLAMPGGLILLSPQVDLTESGDSFQVNQMVDVVLPGSLMRNNILYAGGADLSHPYLSPLFGDLTGLPPTFLQSGTRDLFLSNAVRMHRALRRARVAAELHVFEAMPHGGFQGNTPEDDELAAEIARFVTARWGCAVNESR; encoded by the coding sequence ATGAGCAAGCACAAAAACGGCGTCTCGGTTCAAGCCCGCCTTGTTCCCTTTCCAGCGTCCATGAGCCAGGAGGCGCGCGCCAGTCTCGAGCGGCTGGTGAACGACGACGGCGTTCCGCGGAATGCACTGTACACCATGCCTGCGCCGGAGGACCATGCGGGGTGGATGCAGCTCAAGGCGGCGGCGGATGGGCACTACGCGGCGGCGGTGAAGGGGCTCGCCGGCAGCGCGCGCGCCACCATCGAAACGGTCCGGCGCGGCGCGGCTACGATCCACGTCGCCACGCCCGCAGCCATTCGGCTGCGGAACTGTGCCTATGTGGATTTCCATGGCGGCGCATTTGTGTTCGGCGGCGGCGAAGCCTGTGTCGCGCAGGCACAGATGCAGGCGGATCAGCACGGGGCGTTGTGCTACGGCGTCGATTACCGGATGCCGCCCGAGCATCCTTACCCGGCGGCATTGGACGACGCGATGGCGGCGTATCGTTACGTGCTGGAACGGCATGCGCCGTCGCGCATCGTCGTGGGCGGACGATCGGCGGGCGGCAACCTGGCCGTGGCGATGCTTCTGCGCGCCAAGGATGAAGGGCTTGCCATGCCTGGCGGCCTGATCCTGCTTTCGCCGCAGGTCGATCTTACCGAGTCCGGCGACAGCTTCCAGGTCAACCAGATGGTCGATGTGGTGCTGCCCGGGTCGCTGATGCGCAACAACATACTCTATGCTGGCGGGGCCGATCTCTCGCACCCCTATCTCTCGCCGCTATTCGGGGATTTGACGGGCCTGCCACCGACCTTCCTCCAATCGGGCACCCGCGACCTTTTCCTGTCCAACGCGGTGCGGATGCATCGCGCGTTGCGCCGGGCGAGGGTGGCAGCCGAGTTGCACGTGTTCGAAGCAATGCCGCATGGAGGGTTTCAGGGGAACACGCCTGAGGACGACGAACTGGCGGCGGAGATTGCCCGTTTTGTGACCGCCCGGTGGGGATGCGCGGTCAACGAATCGCGGTGA
- a CDS encoding oxidoreductase, translated as MKTWFITGISRGLGKALAQAALARGDTVIGTVREGAPALEAGIGKLHVIPVDLTDRAAIAPAVHTAFDKAAQIDVLVNNAGYGLLGALEEATDAEFERLFAVNVFAPFAIIRAALPALRRQGRGHILNITSIAGRAPAGSSGLYSATKSALEGLTQSLAQEIAPFGLKATAVAPGAFRTDFLSEHSLRRSQGGAQYAQSVGTGIARLDAMAGRQLGDPDQAAAAILKLVDAPNPPLHLLLGSDALRRAREKLDTVIDEIDRWEAVTRSTDFAQVD; from the coding sequence ATGAAGACATGGTTCATCACCGGCATTTCCCGCGGCCTCGGCAAGGCACTTGCGCAGGCGGCGCTGGCACGCGGCGATACCGTTATCGGTACGGTGCGCGAGGGGGCGCCGGCGCTGGAGGCGGGCATCGGCAAGCTGCATGTCATCCCCGTAGACCTTACCGACAGGGCGGCGATCGCGCCCGCGGTGCACACAGCGTTCGACAAGGCCGCGCAGATCGACGTGCTGGTCAACAATGCCGGCTACGGCCTGCTCGGCGCGCTGGAGGAGGCGACCGATGCGGAATTCGAACGGCTGTTCGCGGTCAACGTCTTCGCACCGTTTGCGATCATTCGCGCAGCGCTCCCCGCGCTGCGGCGGCAGGGCCGTGGTCACATCCTCAACATCACCTCGATCGCGGGCCGTGCACCGGCCGGATCGTCCGGCCTGTATTCAGCGACCAAATCGGCGCTCGAAGGGCTGACGCAAAGCCTGGCGCAGGAAATCGCGCCGTTCGGCCTCAAGGCCACGGCGGTTGCACCGGGTGCCTTCCGTACGGACTTCCTCAGCGAGCATTCGCTTCGCCGCAGCCAGGGCGGCGCGCAATATGCGCAGAGCGTCGGAACGGGGATCGCACGGCTCGATGCGATGGCGGGGCGCCAGCTTGGCGATCCCGACCAGGCCGCTGCAGCGATCCTCAAGCTGGTCGACGCGCCCAATCCGCCGCTGCACCTGCTGCTCGGAAGCGACGCGCTGCGGCGCGCCCGCGAGAAGCTCGACACGGTGATCGACGAGATCGATCGCTGGGAAGCGGTGACTCGGTCGACCGACTTCGCGCAAGTGGACTGA
- a CDS encoding LysR family transcriptional regulator, which translates to MIHSSEFGALRAFAAVAEHRSFTRAAEQLGVSSSALSQLIRGLEERLGIRLLHRTTRSVSLTEAGAALLGDVVPAIDSLADALEQARTAARRPVGTVRLHSFHAAADRFVVPILPKLTRNFPDITLDLTIDDTVVDLVGSGYDAGIRIGEVIERDMVAVRLGGDIRQLAVAAPAYLAEHGMPQTPKDLLQHRCIRWRWPGQPGPYAWEFFEEDRWFSVAVEGPLITSSRTVMMDAALAGVGIAFLKEESVIGAFARGELVPLLADWSVPFPGYYLCYPQQRQMAPALRAVIDAIRAGATD; encoded by the coding sequence ATGATCCATTCCAGCGAATTCGGCGCCCTTCGCGCCTTTGCGGCCGTAGCGGAGCACCGGAGTTTTACCCGGGCCGCCGAGCAACTCGGGGTATCGTCCTCGGCGCTGAGCCAGCTGATCCGCGGCCTGGAGGAACGGCTGGGCATTCGGCTGCTCCACCGCACCACCCGCAGCGTCTCGCTCACCGAAGCAGGCGCAGCCCTCCTTGGCGATGTCGTGCCCGCGATCGACAGTCTGGCAGACGCACTGGAGCAGGCACGTACCGCCGCGCGGCGGCCAGTCGGCACCGTGCGCCTGCACAGCTTCCACGCCGCCGCGGACCGGTTCGTGGTGCCGATCCTGCCGAAGCTCACGCGCAACTTCCCCGACATCACGCTGGATCTCACGATCGACGACACGGTCGTCGATCTCGTCGGCAGCGGCTATGATGCCGGCATCCGTATCGGCGAGGTGATCGAGCGGGACATGGTCGCGGTCCGGCTGGGAGGCGATATTCGGCAACTCGCGGTCGCTGCCCCCGCCTATCTCGCCGAGCATGGGATGCCGCAAACGCCGAAGGACCTGTTGCAGCATCGCTGCATCCGCTGGCGCTGGCCCGGGCAACCGGGCCCCTATGCCTGGGAGTTTTTCGAGGAGGACCGCTGGTTTTCGGTGGCGGTCGAGGGCCCGTTGATCACCAGCAGCCGCACGGTGATGATGGACGCGGCACTGGCCGGCGTGGGGATCGCCTTCCTCAAGGAAGAATCCGTGATCGGCGCGTTCGCTCGGGGAGAGCTCGTACCGCTATTGGCGGACTGGTCGGTCCCCTTCCCCGGCTATTATCTGTGCTACCCCCAGCAACGACAGATGGCTCCGGCCCTGCGCGCCGTGATCGATGCGATCCGTGCGGGGGCGACCGATTAA
- a CDS encoding cation:proton antiporter, which translates to MSTGIDLTELGALLIVVSMISRRIGLPYTAGLVLAGIALRLPATSQHVLVWGRLRGAVGPALALSVPANVAERGAIVVVTFGVVAFSIFAQGLTMPPMLRR; encoded by the coding sequence GTGTCGACCGGCATCGATCTCACCGAGCTCGGCGCGCTGCTGATCGTCGTCTCGATGATCTCGCGGCGGATCGGACTGCCCTATACCGCCGGACTCGTGCTGGCGGGTATCGCGCTTCGGCTGCCCGCCACCTCTCAGCACGTGCTGGTCTGGGGCAGGCTGCGCGGCGCGGTGGGGCCGGCGCTGGCACTCTCGGTGCCCGCAAACGTCGCCGAACGCGGCGCAATCGTCGTTGTCACCTTCGGGGTCGTCGCTTTCTCGATCTTCGCGCAGGGGCTCACCATGCCGCCTATGCTCCGCCGCTAG
- a CDS encoding serine hydrolase — translation MVAPPIDATSATPRPKRSDEPPAALLNAVQVLGAGFQGQVAISVRDVDHGWMVAWNGARPHPQQSVSKLWVAIAVFDAIDRQRLSLATPVTVTRADLTVFHQPIRPLIGPNGYRTTVGALLECALTRSDNTCNDVLLWKVGGPAAIRRLLKEKGVEGVGFGPGERELQARTAGLVWREEWAGGSGFLQARAATPADQRRKALDRYLAAPYDGATANGVTLGLSLLAQGKLLSHGATDRLFRIMLASKTGPLRLKSGLQPGWKMAHKTGTGQELGSLATGYNDVGLLTAPNGHRYAIAVLIASTRQPIPVRMRLMGDVTRAVIRTAD, via the coding sequence CTGGTTGCCCCGCCGATCGACGCAACCTCCGCGACACCGCGGCCCAAGCGGTCCGACGAGCCGCCAGCAGCGCTGCTCAATGCGGTGCAGGTGCTCGGCGCCGGATTTCAAGGCCAGGTGGCGATCTCGGTGCGCGATGTCGATCACGGCTGGATGGTGGCGTGGAATGGCGCGCGACCGCACCCGCAGCAGAGCGTGAGCAAGCTATGGGTCGCGATCGCGGTGTTCGATGCGATCGACCGCCAGCGCCTGTCGCTCGCCACGCCGGTTACGGTGACCCGGGCGGACCTCACCGTCTTCCACCAGCCGATCCGCCCGTTGATCGGACCCAACGGTTATCGCACCACGGTCGGTGCGCTGCTCGAATGCGCGCTGACGCGCAGCGATAACACGTGCAACGACGTGCTGTTGTGGAAGGTCGGGGGCCCCGCCGCGATCCGTCGGCTTCTGAAGGAGAAGGGCGTCGAGGGCGTGGGGTTCGGCCCCGGCGAGCGCGAGCTTCAGGCGCGCACGGCTGGTCTGGTGTGGCGCGAGGAATGGGCGGGCGGCTCGGGCTTCCTTCAGGCGCGCGCAGCGACGCCCGCGGACCAGCGTCGGAAGGCGCTCGATCGCTATCTCGCCGCGCCCTATGACGGCGCCACCGCCAATGGCGTGACGCTGGGCTTGTCGCTGCTCGCGCAGGGCAAGCTGCTCAGCCATGGCGCCACCGATCGCCTGTTCAGGATCATGCTGGCGAGCAAGACCGGCCCGTTACGGCTCAAGTCTGGCCTGCAGCCAGGCTGGAAGATGGCGCACAAGACCGGCACGGGCCAAGAACTCGGCAGTCTCGCGACCGGCTACAACGATGTCGGCCTGCTGACCGCACCCAACGGACACCGATATGCCATCGCCGTACTGATCGCCAGCACGCGCCAGCCCATCCCGGTCCGCATGCGGCTGATGGGCGACGTCACGCGTGCAGTGATCCGTACGGCGGACTGA